Below is a genomic region from Eremothecium sinecaudum strain ATCC 58844 chromosome V, complete sequence.
ATTGCTATCTTTTTCCTCAAAGCCTCTTCGTAGCCTTGCGTCACCTCTGCTGGTTCAACGGAAGCACTTGCTTCTCTCGAGAATGTACTGACGTTATTTGTTTCGGCAACCGCCTTAATTTGTATTACTTCAACTTCAGAGTTCTCAAGTACTCGCTGTACTTCATCGCATAGTTCAATAACATCCTCCGTGGCTTCTCCATCCATAATCCGGACAGCGATCTCCGTAATCTTTATGATAAAAGGCTTAACTTTCAGATTTTTAAAAGTGTACAGCTTACTGCACAGGCCATTGTCATCAACAAATTTCTTACTTAGTTTCTCCAGTCTTTGAAAAGATGCGTATAGATTCTGAATGTCTTCAGCAGGCAGTGTGCCTCGTACTAATGACAATAGTGATGGCAGAACATCGTCACATAGACTGGGTAGGATTTCATACAGTAAGTTCGCTGATACATCCAATTTTGGATGTGAATCAAGGACCATCAACCAGGATGAGACTTCCCCCACATTCAAAGTTTGTTTATTTTGACATCTGTTTATCCAACTGTACAGCGGTATAGTGTTAGTGATAAATTCGACAGCCTCTCCATCAATTAGCATTTGGCTATGTAGCCTCCAAACTACGTGACAAGTATAGCAGAGAAATATCAGACTAATACGATTGGAAATACTAGACTTTTTCTCGTAGACTTCACTTTGCTTACCGATTTGGACTATAAGGTAAAGCAATAAGTAATGATATTCTAACAATGGATCCGGCTTCATAGCTTTCAGCCTCTCGTTCAAAAACCCCACCGTCATTTTCAGACTTTCTTTGTCGTTCTCCAGAATGGAAACATGATTTTTAATTACATTAATAGCCTCATTTGTTTGAACTTGTTCATCTCCCTCCCGTAACTCTATCTCTAATTCCCTGTTTTTTTGAGAAAGCTTGCTGATTAAAACCTCATCACCTGCAACTTTTGACTGTAAGCTATTGATCTGCTCTGTTAGCTCCCGTTCTACTTCTTTGTAAACAAGCTCCAATTCATTATGTAGCTCGACTTTTTTAGACATCTCAGTGTACTGGCCTTTTAACACTTCAATTTCTTCTGATAATGTGTAGTTCTGGGTAGTTAGTGTATCTATAATAGTAGAAGCACTGGCTTCCGCATCAATCTGGGCTGCAAGCTCATCGACAGTTAACTGCGCCTGCTGCAATTGTTGTTTCAAGCTTGTAACTTGCTCTACAAACGCTATATTGCTCAGAAGTAGTTCTTCACGCTCTTCTTTCAGCTTTTCTGCTTCCTCATTGCTTTCATTGAGCGAATTCTGGATCTTGACTAGAGCATCCTTCAGCAGCTCGTTTTGCTTCCACAATATATCTGCATTTAGCTCCCCTCTTTTGGCCTCTTCCAAATCAATCTTCCTCCGAAGCTCAACTTCTTCCTTAAAGTGAGCTAGTTGTAACGATATATCATTATTTGTAGTTTCTAATGTCAATATCTTCTCTTGTAGCTTCTCCTTTTCCCCTTCCAAAGTCTCTTTTGTTATCGTTAGCTGCTCAACATCCTTCATTAGCATATCAACGTTTTCTAACTGCGAGCGTTCTGCAAGCATCACTTGCAGGGAGCTACATTCAGACCGCAAATTAAACAGCTTCTTCTGCAATGTATCTATAATCTTACGCAGCTTCACTTCTTCTGCAGTCGCACTCGCAAATGGACTAGTTGCGGATCTCGGACTCCTCGTTTCCTCTCTATCGCCCGTATCTATATTATTTGCTGAAACTTCTCTAGACCTTGGCTTGGCAGAATTAAGTTTAGAAATTCGAGAGCCACTATCGGCTCTCCTCGACTCTCTACTAGAAACTCGCTGCGGAGCATCTCCTTCAGAACTCGAGGAGGGCTTTCTCGGACCCTTTAAGTTATTCTTACTAACCAGAGGAAGCAATTTCACAGAAGCTGCTCTCGTAAACATCCCATACAACCCATCTTTCTTATTAGTGGTGAAATAACTCACGCCCTGAATAGATCCATTGTTTTTACCCGTTGGTTCCTCAAGCTCTATACCAATCCATTCTCCGTCACCAAAGTTCGTTCTTCCAATGAACCTAACGGTACCAATACCGTTCTTGGTTTCAACCCTATCACCAACCTTAAGCATTCAGAGCAGCTCTTTAacaaatatatttatgAATAAAATTATCAAGGCTTTATATTTTAACGGAGTAGGTTTAACATTTTCGCGttaattaaaatatcaCCATCACCACTGTTAACCTACAACCAATAGCTAAGAAACAGTCCTTCCTTTTCGATATTGCtgatatatatatatctatCAAATTGAACTATGAGCAATATACACAGGAGAGCCAACACTCGTGTGCTTGCAAAACCCCCTACAAATAACAACCTTAACGCTAATGTCGACAACGGCGTATTACAGAAGGAACTATTAGAAGAGCAGAAACAGGAGATCTATGAAGCTTTCTCCTTGTTTGACATGAATAACGATGGATATTTAGACTTCCATGAGTTTAAAGTTGCCTTAAGAGCTCTAGGTTTCGAGTTGGATAAAAGAGATATTCTTGATATTATTGATAAATACGATACTGATGGCCGTCGTCAGATCTCATACGATGATTTCTACCTAGTTGTTGGTGATATGATACTACAGAGGGATCCATTGGATGAGATTAAAAGAGCTTTTAGGTTATTTGACGATGATCATACTGGTAAGATTAGTATTAAGAATCTAAAACGAGTAGTTAAAGAATTAGGAGAAAACCTTACAGACCAAGAACTTGCTGCTATGATAGATGAATTTGATCTAGATGGAGATGGCGAAATAAACGAAGAGGAGTTTATCTCGATATGTACTGACAGCTAATTTGTGTATTTGAAGCACTTCAACAAGGTAAATACGGTGCATACAGGGTAAATTGCTTCTTTTAAATTGTATAGAAACTTAAGGTTTGTAGAAAAAAGACAGCTCGATATATTAAATGGCACCAGTAGTTATATAACGTACACTTAGTCTTATTAAGAGTTAAACTTATACCTTTAGGTGCTGCTCATTAGCCGGTGCGTGGGTGTACTATATagttaaaaaattttcgaTGAAATATTTCGATGACCAGAACTATTTATGTTAAATAGCATACAAAGAGTTAAAATCAACTGCTATTTGGCACTGCCAGGGTCCTCAAGATGTCTTATAAGCATTTAACTAAGATCTCTGAACGGTTTCTGAAGCAAACTTCAAGGAGTTCAATGCCTTCGAGTTATTTCAAGAAACTTCAAAACCGTACTACTCCAGAATTTATGAAAACAGATCTGCCTCACGTTAAAGATAGTGAAAAGTTCAGCGATTACAAAGATTGGAAGTTCCTACCTGGTGATAGAGTTGTTATAACGAAAAGCGGCGAATGGAAGGGCCAGGTTGCGAAAATTACCACCCTAGACAAAGATTCCAACGGCTACATCCTAGATGATGATGGTCCAAAAAAATGGGTTCCAGTTCCAAAGGATTATTGGGTTGAAAACCAAAAGACGCATATGGCCCATGTTCCTATTCCAGTGACACAGAATGATATTAAGCTAGTTGCCGATGTGGATGATCCTCAGCAAGAAGGAAAAACtaaagttgttgcagtaAGAGACGTTGTATTTCGTGGGTCTTACTATGATGAAAACTACAAGCGCATGATGCCGTATAGATGTGTAGCCGGTCAAGAGAACCTGGTGATTCCATGGCCGAAACCCAGAGAGAGTGAAGATGGTGTGCTGGCGACAGACTCAGAAGTTGCAAGAACGCAGACGTTCTTTGTGGAATCTATCGTGAAGCAACCTATTCCAGAAGATGCATTTTTAAATATCCGTAATCCTAAGTCTAGGTACAGGAGAGGAACTTTGACTAGTAGAGATATTGCTAAGTTGGTTGGTCCTGAGATGCCAATGACCAAAGCTAGAGAGGCCTACATTAAAGAGAAGGACGAGTTGCGCCGTCGTGAAAAACCTAAATTGACCGATGATGACATGGAACTGATTGGATCACGTTTATATAAACATTTCGCTGGTAAAGTGTAACGTATGTAGAGAGATATACCGAGGTCTTCTGGTTGGGTGATAAGAAGATATCATTAAATTATAACCTGTACATAATAATTCGTCATATTAACAATCTATCGAAGATTATGCTTAAAGTATTGGTGAATAGCAGGCGTGCAAGTGATAAAATGCAGTATGTCATCTTCGCTTTTCAACACTGACGATATTAAACATTAGACTGAAAGCATACCTGGCAAAATGCAGAGGAGAATAATATGGAGATTCTATACTTTGTATTTAAGATACTTTAATTCATACGAAGTAGATTCCGATCAGAGTTTCTGGTATTCTAACTTACCTTCTAGCTTCTTTACCTCCGCAACCTTTCTAACAGCTTTCATCAAATCTTCCTGAATAATGTGGTCACGATCATCTCTGATGGCAAAGAAACCAGCCTCTGTAATACAGTTACGGATATCGGCACCATTGAAGCCATCGCTCATCTTGACTGCAGCTTCGAAGTCGAATTCACCATTCTTCTTCACCTTAGCTGTGTGGATCTTGAAAATCTCTAACCTACCGGCTTCATTTGGAAGACTAATTTCAATCTTTCTGTCCAATCTACCCGGTCTTAACAATGCAGGATCTAATGTGTCTGGTCTATTGGTGGCCATAATGACCTTCGTTTGACCCAAATTATCGAAACCGTCCATTTGGGTGAGTAGTTCCATCAATGTACGCTGAATTTCACGATCCGCAGACGTTCCTTCGCTGAATCTACGACCGCCGATTGCGTCAACTTCATCCATGAATATAATACATGGTTCATGCTCCTTCGCATATGCAAACATTTCTCTGATAATACGAGCAGACTCACCGATATACTTGTCCACAATACCAGAAGCTGGAGAAAAGATGAAATTGGCTCCAATGGTGGCTGCAACCGCCTTGGCAAGCAAGGTTTTACCCGTACCTGGTGGGCCATATAATAGAACACCCTTTGGTGGCGTAATACCAACTCTCTGGAAAATTTCAGGATTCTTTAAAGGCAACTCGATGACCTCTCTTAGTTCTCTTATCTGCTCAGTCAAACCACCAATTCCATCAAAACTGATCTCACCTGGCTCAAATGTCGTCATATTATAGACCAGTGGATCGGTTTCGCGAGGCAAGATCCTCATGATGGTTAACGTCGTTATATCTAATGTAACCCTGACACCCTTCTTCAATTTGGAACGGTCAGCACTATTTCTCACACCTACTATATACCTTGGTCCACTAGAAGCCTTGACAATGTACTTTTCTTCTGAAAGCTCTTTCATCACTTCACCGACAAGCTGGCCAATAGATTGTAGGGCCTTAATATCTTGTTCTGTCTTTTCATATTGCCTTTCCAATTCTCGTATATCTTGTCTCCTCTGCTTCAATTGATCATCATACCGTCTATGCTCAAGAAGCTTCTTTTTGAATTGGGACAAAGCTTTATTACGAGCATCTTGTTCTGGGTTAACCGCCACATCTGCATTAGGAGCCGGTTGTTCAGTTTCTCCCCTTGATTCCCTTCCACCACCATTTAAAGCTGCCAGCAATGGATCCTGTGCATCTGACATTATTTAAACGTTATTGACCGCTAAAGAATCTTTATTAATATGCCATACGCCTGTTGTTACGGTATAAACAATCGATTGAGTTATGTATCCCTCGGGTGGCAAAAAGCTATAGAATAGCTGAGATTCCGAACATAAAACTATCACTGTAAACGATCCataatcattatatacGAAATTACTATGATCAGCCAAAGTAAAGCGCGGCCACGCATAGCTTGACAGATTAATTACTCTTCTATGGTGAACAATAGCAGTTGGCGAGCAATGGTAGGCAAAATTTATCATACACAGCTACTTACCAAGGACTTTAGGATATGCGATGCTTTCTACAAAGTCTGTGAATCAGACGTTCACAATACGTAGATCTTCTCAAATCTGAGTCCTCCGCGGCAATTGGCTACCTCGCATACGTATTCAACGTCACGTGGTCTGGCATGTGACCATGAATCCGAGCATCGTACACTTCCGTAACACTGTATCTACCGAGTCTTAGCAAGCGTCGGTCCGAGTTCCAGCGTGGATCAGAAACTGCTTTGATTTCTCAGCGGTTGCGGATGAAATCGGCGATGTGGCCGTGGAATAGGGGTTATTCCTCTCCAAAGGCCGAAATACTACTCAATTGCACATATCCATAGAAAATATCAGCGTATCTTAAACTATATACTACTGTTACCCCTCTGCTGTCCTTCTAAGCTGGTTACAGTGTATGTCACGTGTATGACTACCAGCGGCATTCTGTCTGGGGTAGCGATAGGCGTGCAATTTCCGTCTTGAGGTAAGCGCTATCATGATGTTCTCCTAAAATTGTAGATAAAGCTATATAATGACCTGACCTAGTGAAGATAACTTATAGACGTACTAGTTCGTTGTGTTTACCTCATAACTATTTCTAAAACTTTTCGTGTCGAGTCATACTTAATCACATTCATAAACTGCTAGCATACTACAATTTATAACATTATAGACACACCAAGAACCTGAATATGAGATTAAAGAGTATATATCACCCATATCAACTATAACCGCCATAAAGCGAGGTCCTATACGCCGACATTATTGCGTTAGTATTCATTTCATTGTATTTCTCTGAACAAGCGTTAACCGGAAAATTATGTTGAACATTTTTGATACGAGAAAAAAAGCCCAAAACTTAAGACGTGTAAAGAAATAAAGATACAATCAACTACTGCATTCTTCCCATAGAGGACATTCGTTATCGAGTTGTTTATAGCAAGGTTTTTTTCTGTCTGCCATGAAATACCAGACCAAGACATCCGCTAGCGTAAGTCTAGTTGGAACTATAATAACTGTATTGGTCTTGGTGAAATTATTTTTATCCGGTAATGGCCTGAACATTTTTTATTCCAACTATATACCCAATTTCAGGAATGTTCCTCAAGTGGCATATTATGATCTTTCGGACTATCGTGGTAATAAGGATGGTTGGCAACGTAGGGATAGGGTGTTGTTTTGTGTGCCATTAAGGGATGCTGCTGAACATTTGCCAATGTTCTTTAAGCATTTGAGTGAGATGACGTATCCACACAATTATATCGATCTATCGTTTTTAGTTAGTGATTCTAAGGATGATACTATGAAGGTGCTTAAGGATTACATCTACAGGCTTCAGTCTCAACAGGATAAGTCTAAGCGATTTGGTGCTATCGAAATCTACGAAAAAGATTTCGGTCAAGTGATTGGACAATCATTTTCTGATAGACATGGGTTTGCAGCTCAAGGGCCAAGGCGTAAGCTAATGGCTAGAGCACGTAACTGGCTGGGTTCTGTTGCGTTAAAGCCATACCACTCTTGGGTGTATTGGCGTGATGTTGATGTACAAATTATACCGAAGACAATTCTCGAGGATTTAATGCACCATGACAAGGATATTATTGTTCCTAATGTTTGGCGTCCTTTGCCAGAGTGGTTAAGCAATATCCAACCTTATGATTTGAACTCCTGGGTTGAGTCTGAGGGTGGACTACAGTTGGCCGAATCACTCGGTGAGGATGACGTCATAGTGGAAGGGTACCCTGAGTACGCTACATGGAGAGTCCATCTGGCATACATGAGAGACCCCAATGGTGACcctgaagaagaaatgGAGCTAGACGGTGTTGGTGGTGTGTCTATCTTGGCCAAGGCCAATGTGTTCCGTACGGGCTCCCATTTCCCAGCTTTCTCCTTTGAAAAGCATGCAGAAACCGAAGCATTCGGTAAACTATCCCGTAGAATGGGGTATGGCGTCGTTGGACTACCGCATTACGTTATCTGGCATATTTACGAGCCTTCTTCAGACGATCTGAAGCACATGGTATGGTTAGCAGAGGAGGAAAAGCGTAAAATTGAAGAAACAAAGATTCGCGAGCTATACGCCAAAATATGGGATATAGGATTTGAAGACGTCAGGGATGACTGGGAGATCGAGCGGGCACGTATCTTGAAGAACACTGATCCTCACGTCTTGGACAGAGAAGTACAAGTGGACTGGTCAGACGTTGAATCCGTCCCCTACGATGAAGATACGTCCGGCCAACATGACTCCGGTAAAAAAGAGGATAAGAACGTTCCTCTAGATTTCAATCCCGACCACTAGTCTTAGTCATTCATGATGCATCGCTAGTAAATGATTAGACGAGGCTGGCGGCCCTAATGCGGGGACAAATTGCTTTGTGATTTTCTAGTGGCATCACGACCATTGTTTTTGTCTTTATATACTGCCAATCGCATTCCAAAATACAATTGTCTTATTTTCTATGCATCGATCATTAACCAATACGTTAAGTTAATTCTGTAATTTCGATATGCGGTGGTTAGCCCCTTATAGATATAATCTACCTATAAATATATACCAATAATTATCTATGTATACCCCAATATACGTGCGAATAACTATGGTTTCTATAGCTCATTACTATGCTACCTTAAGGACTAGTCTCGTGATGAGCTTGTTCCATCACTACATCACCGAAAAATTGGCGATGTTAATTTTGCGGGTGGCAAAATTAAGACTGTATACTAAAATATCACAAAGCTTACGTGACGACGCAAACCGCTACGATAGCTGGTAGTACAGATTAGAATACATCTGTTTAAAGCAAGTACGCCAAGTACTGAAGCCTAATTGAGATATCAATGCAAATTACTATATTTTTTAAGGACTTTAAGAAAGAGAAGCTGCCTATGCAGCTTTCAACAACAGCCACAGTCGCTGAAGCCAAACAACTTTTAGCAAAGGAAAAACATTGTGAAGAGTCGCAGCTTAAGATGATATTTAGTGGTAAGGTGTTGCAGGATGCTAATACCCTAGAGAGTTGCAAGTTGAAGGACGGAGATCAAGTGATATTTATGATTTCGAAGAAAAAGCCTGTTTCTGCCGCTGTTGGTGCTGTGTCTTCCGGTGTTTCAGTGAGTATAGCTAGCGAATCAGTTGATACGAAGGTGACAGAGGCCCCTAAACCCGATGGCGGGTCGCGGTCTCCGGCTGCGGCTGCTGCGGATGGTGCGGCCGAACCCACGGCAGCTCCTGCTGCGTCTGCTGGCGAAGGTAATTCCAC
It encodes:
- the NIP100 gene encoding Nip100p (Syntenic homolog of Ashbya gossypii AAL109W; Syntenic homolog of Saccharomyces cerevisiae YPL174C (NIP100)), which gives rise to MLKVGDRVETKNGIGTVRFIGRTNFGDGEWIGIELEEPTGKNNGSIQGVSYFTTNKKDGLYGMFTRAASVKLLPLVSKNNLKGPRKPSSSSEGDAPQRVSSRESRRADSGSRISKLNSAKPRSREVSANNIDTGDREETRSPRSATSPFASATAEEVKLRKIIDTLQKKLFNLRSECSSLQVMLAERSQLENVDMLMKDVEQLTITKETLEGEKEKLQEKILTLETTNNDISLQLAHFKEEVELRRKIDLEEAKRGELNADILWKQNELLKDALVKIQNSLNESNEEAEKLKEEREELLLSNIAFVEQVTSLKQQLQQAQLTVDELAAQIDAEASASTIIDTLTTQNYTLSEEIEVLKGQYTEMSKKVELHNELELVYKEVERELTEQINSLQSKVAGDEVLISKLSQKNRELEIELREGDEQVQTNEAINVIKNHVSILENDKESLKMTVGFLNERLKAMKPDPLLEYHYLLLYLIVQIGKQSEVYEKKSSISNRISLIFLCYTCHVVWRLHSQMLIDGEAVEFITNTIPLYSWINRCQNKQTLNVGEVSSWLMVLDSHPKLDVSANLLYEILPSLCDDVLPSLLSLVRGTLPAEDIQNLYASFQRLEKLSKKFVDDNGLCSKLYTFKNLKVKPFIIKITEIAVRIMDGEATEDVIELCDEVQRVLENSEVEVIQIKAVAETNNVSTFSREASASVEPAEVTQGYEEALRKKIAIIEELTLKVKVLDAKNERFEQFEDKVMDLTSRLEKLKERNNELTNNLTSLQETNRLLEKQIQSERIERYTLVSSKEYSDLLDEKLKLEKMDLIAEIGDLRRFVKSKIGDQEVYDFSWLTNFGEEKQREQFTIQQKGGSLLNMLYEAVDKSDLLPLRKVSGKAQWQPKNKISKYYVSMLQEKEMQIMDMIANFSNSII
- the CDC31 gene encoding centrin (Syntenic homolog of Ashbya gossypii AAL110C; Syntenic homolog of Saccharomyces cerevisiae YOR257W (CDC31)), whose protein sequence is MSNIHRRANTRVLAKPPTNNNLNANVDNGVLQKELLEEQKQEIYEAFSLFDMNNDGYLDFHEFKVALRALGFELDKRDILDIIDKYDTDGRRQISYDDFYLVVGDMILQRDPLDEIKRAFRLFDDDHTGKISIKNLKRVVKELGENLTDQELAAMIDEFDLDGDGEINEEEFISICTDS
- the MRPL40 gene encoding mitochondrial 54S ribosomal protein uL24m MRPL40 (Syntenic homolog of Ashbya gossypii AAL111C; Syntenic homolog of Saccharomyces cerevisiae YPL173W (MRPL40)), translated to MSYKHLTKISERFLKQTSRSSMPSSYFKKLQNRTTPEFMKTDLPHVKDSEKFSDYKDWKFLPGDRVVITKSGEWKGQVAKITTLDKDSNGYILDDDGPKKWVPVPKDYWVENQKTHMAHVPIPVTQNDIKLVADVDDPQQEGKTKVVAVRDVVFRGSYYDENYKRMMPYRCVAGQENLVIPWPKPRESEDGVLATDSEVARTQTFFVESIVKQPIPEDAFLNIRNPKSRYRRGTLTSRDIAKLVGPEMPMTKAREAYIKEKDELRRREKPKLTDDDMELIGSRLYKHFAGKV
- the RPT4 gene encoding proteasome regulatory particle base subunit RPT4 (Syntenic homolog of Ashbya gossypii AAL113W; Syntenic homolog of Saccharomyces cerevisiae YOR259C (RPT4)), with translation MSDAQDPLLAALNGGGRESRGETEQPAPNADVAVNPEQDARNKALSQFKKKLLEHRRYDDQLKQRRQDIRELERQYEKTEQDIKALQSIGQLVGEVMKELSEEKYIVKASSGPRYIVGVRNSADRSKLKKGVRVTLDITTLTIMRILPRETDPLVYNMTTFEPGEISFDGIGGLTEQIRELREVIELPLKNPEIFQRVGITPPKGVLLYGPPGTGKTLLAKAVAATIGANFIFSPASGIVDKYIGESARIIREMFAYAKEHEPCIIFMDEVDAIGGRRFSEGTSADREIQRTLMELLTQMDGFDNLGQTKVIMATNRPDTLDPALLRPGRLDRKIEISLPNEAGRLEIFKIHTAKVKKNGEFDFEAAVKMSDGFNGADIRNCITEAGFFAIRDDRDHIIQEDLMKAVRKVAEVKKLEGKLEYQKL
- the ANP1 gene encoding Anp1p (Syntenic homolog of Ashbya gossypii AFR357W; Syntenic homolog of Saccharomyces cerevisiae YEL036C (ANP1)), encoding MKYQTKTSASVSLVGTIITVLVLVKLFLSGNGLNIFYSNYIPNFRNVPQVAYYDLSDYRGNKDGWQRRDRVLFCVPLRDAAEHLPMFFKHLSEMTYPHNYIDLSFLVSDSKDDTMKVLKDYIYRLQSQQDKSKRFGAIEIYEKDFGQVIGQSFSDRHGFAAQGPRRKLMARARNWLGSVALKPYHSWVYWRDVDVQIIPKTILEDLMHHDKDIIVPNVWRPLPEWLSNIQPYDLNSWVESEGGLQLAESLGEDDVIVEGYPEYATWRVHLAYMRDPNGDPEEEMELDGVGGVSILAKANVFRTGSHFPAFSFEKHAETEAFGKLSRRMGYGVVGLPHYVIWHIYEPSSDDLKHMVWLAEEEKRKIEETKIRELYAKIWDIGFEDVRDDWEIERARILKNTDPHVLDREVQVDWSDVESVPYDEDTSGQHDSGKKEDKNVPLDFNPDH